CAGGAAGTCGACGGGCAGATCAGACTCATACCCACTCTTCCCTATGAGGCCGACCGATCACACCTGGAGACAAAATACATTCCTGTTCGCTGGGCCAAAAGAAAGTATCTGATCCCAGAGGGTAAGATGCTGGAATTCTGCAACAAGTTCAATGCAGGTCGCCTTCAGCTCACTTCTGGAAATTCATATTTCCTGGCCGAGACCACTACCCGAGAAACTCTCGCGTTGAGCCTGCCAGAGATTCCAAAAGAGCTCCAAAAGTACCTTCATGTTCAAGCTGTCATTTGCCAGATTCAAGAAGTAAGAAAGCCCAAAGTTTCTTTAGAGAAATCTTGGCTCGAAGCCAACAAAATCAACAGGTTCAATTCGACACCGGTCTCGCTCAACAAGGGCCAAGACGACGGAATTTTTGTGGGAATGAAACTCTACTGCGTAAACCCCCACGACGACGCGAGCGACATTACAGTGACATCGGTCGACAAGAACAGTTCCGAGGCCGTTATCCGCGAAAATGTGACCAAGAGCAGGACACCAACAGTCACTCCGCTTGTGGGGTGGAAAGTGTCTACATCGCCTTGGCCATCAAATGAGTAATAAGAACTCGCACCAAAAACTCGGTCGTGATTGCTTTCAAGCCGATCCTTCTGTCCATTAAATCGAAACGTAGATTCTATGCCGCCTTCCATCGTGGGCATCATTCCCGCCCGTCTCCAGTCGTCCCGACTCCCGCGCAAGATGCTGTTGCGTGAGTCCGGGAAGCCGCTCATTCAGTATGCCTGGGAAGCAGCCTCTCGTGCCAAGTCGCTCAGTCAGGTACTTATTGCCACCGACAGCGAAGAGATCGCCGATGTCGCCAGGGGGTTTGGAGCCCGAGTCGCCATGACGGGCGACCATCCCAGCGGCGGAGACCGGATTGCGGAAGTGGTCCGTCGGGAATGCACGGATGCCTCGCTCATCGTGAATGTGCAGGGGGACGAACCCGAGTTGCCTCCCGAAGTGATCGATGGGCTCGTCTCGGCGATGCAATCCCGCCCTGAGATCGAGATGGGAACCTTGGCCACGCCGATCAATTCGATGGCCGTTCTGCAGGACACCAGTTGCGTGAAAGTGGTCTGCACCGCCGACGGCCGAGCCCTGTATTTCAGCCGGCTGCCGATTCCTTATTACCGCGACGGCCAGCCCGAGGATCTGCTGCATCCCGGCGAGGAAACGGCCGCCTATCAGCAGAGCCCTTGGAAGCTGCACTTGGGAATTTACGCCTATCGCCCAGAGTTCCTGCTCGCCATCACCAGCATGCCGCGCTCTCGATTGGAGCAACTCGAAAGCCTGGAGCAACTTCGGGCACTCGAAGCGGGGGCGACAATCCTCGTCAAAACCGTCTCGCACCGGTCCGTTGGCATCGACACCGCCGCCGATTATGCTGCCTTTCTGGAACGACAGAAGAGACTCGGTTGAGGGTTTAAGGTTGAGACGTTCCAGATGCTGCCTTCCAAAATCTCCCGCGATCTCACGATCTGCGGGAAGCTTGTTGAAATTCTGGCTCTGGACTCCGAAACCGCTCAACCATCAACCTTAAAACCTTCGACGATTTCAAACTCTCCAGCCCCCGGCGATGCGTCGGGGGCTGTCCATTTTGAGTGGGTTAGAGGATCAGAGATGACCAAGCATATTTTCGTGACTGGCGGCGTCGTCAGCTCTCTCGGTAAGGGGCTGACTTCCGCTTCCGTCGGGCTGCTGCTCGAACGACGCGGGCTCCGGGTGCGCATGCAGAAGATGGACCCGTACCTGAACGTCGACCCCGGCACGATGAGCCCTTACCAGCACGGCGAGGTCTACGTTCTCGACGACGGTTCGGAAACCGACCTCGACCTGGGCCACTATGAGCGGTTCACCAAAAGCCCGTTGTCGAAGCTTTCCAACTTCACGACCGGCCGGATCTACAGCAGCGTCATTCAGAAAGAACGCCGCGGCGAATATCTGGGCGCCACGGTGCAGGTGATTCCGCACATCACCAATGAAATCAAATCCCACGTCATGCAACTGGCGGGGCCGGACGTCGACGTCGTCATCACTGAACTCGGCGGCACCGTCGGGGACATTGAAGGTCTGCCGTTCCTGGAAGCGATTCGACAGATTCCGCTGGATATCGGCAAAGAAAACTGCCTGTTCATCCACCTCACGTTGGTCCCGTATCTCAAAGCCGCCCGCGAAGCGAAGACCAAGCCGACCCAATACAGCGTCGGCCAGCTGCGCACGATCGGCATTCAGCCGGACATTCTCATCGTGCGGACGGAACGCCCGCTGGGCCGCGAAAACGCGGAGAAGATCGCCCTCTTCTGCAACGTCGAAAAGCGAGCCGTCATTGAGGAAACCGACAAAGAGATTACGATCTACGAAGTGCCGGTCGGCCTGGCCGAGAACGGTCTCGACAAGCTGATCTGCGAAAAGCTCTCGCTGCCGATCGGGAATCTCAACATCGACGACTGGAAGGGGCTGATGAACACCATCCGCAACCCCCAGCACGAGGTGACCATCGCCGTCGTCGGCAAATACATCGACCACCGCGACGCGTATAAGTCGATCTACGAATCGCTCAGCCATGCCGGGTTCCATCACAAGACTCGAGTGCTGATCAAGCGCATCGAAGCCGAGGACTGCGATTCACACGACCTCGACCAGTTGCTGGGACACGTCCATGGCATCCTCGTTCCAGGCGGATTCGGCTACCGCGGCATCGAAGGCAAGATCAAGGCGGTGCGCTACGCCCGTGAAAACAAGATTCCGTTTTTCGGCATCTGCCTCGGCATGCAGTGTGCGGTGATCGAATATGCCCGCAGCATCCTGGGCTGCAAAGACGCCAACAGCACGGAATTCGCCGAAGACACCCCTGATCCTGTGATCTGTCTTCTGGAAGAGCAGAAAACAGTCTCCGACAAAGGGGGGACAATGCGGCTGGGAGCTCAGCCTGCCGTACTGAAGGAAGGCAGCCTCGCTCGCAAGGCCTATGGCAAGGCGGAAATCTCGGAACGGCACCGGCACCGTTACGAATTCAACCCCGCCTACCGCGACCGCCTGATCGAAGCCGGCATGATCCCCGCCGGCACGAATCCCAGCGGGTCGCTGGTCGAAATCATCGAAGTCCCCAAACACCCGTGGTTCGTGGCCGTGCAGTACCACCCGGAGTTCAAGTCATCTCCCCTGGAACCCCATCCCCTGTTCAGAGACTTTGTGGGGGCGGCACTGCAAAGGCAAAGAGGATCGATTTCGGGATAGAGATTTAAAATCCGAAATCCGAATATCGAAAGCTCCAAATCACAAATCCCAAATTACAAACAAATTCAAAACTCAAAATTCCAAACCGGTCATCTGAACTGATATGGCGTCTTTCCCGGACAAACCGGCCTATGACCTGGAAACCCGGACTTTCGATTTCGCGCTTCATGTCCGGCAATTTGTTCGCCAACTTCCTCGCACACTCTGCAATACGGAAGATGCAAAGCAAGTTGTTCGCTCTTCCGGTTCCGTCGGCGCGAACTATATTGAAGCGAATGAGTCCCTGAGTAAAAAAGACTTTCGCATGCGACTTCGGATCGCCCGAAAAGAGGCGAAGGAGACACGCTACTGGCTGCGATTAATTGACATCGGATCGATCAAAGACTTGAGCGAAAGTCGAGATGCTCTCATCAAGGAGGCGACCGAGATCATGCTGATCCTGTCGGCCATTTTAAGTAAGTCCTCTTGAGTTTTCTGCTTTTTGTCTGATTTGAATTTGTTTGAAATTTGATGCTTGAGATTTGGGATTTCTCCACCATATGACAACCTCACGTCGTCTCCTCGTCACTTCCGCTCTCCCCTACGCCAACGGCCACATCCATATCGGCCATCTGGTGGAGTACATCCAGACTGACATCTGGGTGCGGTTTCAGAAGCTGCGCGGGCACAACTGCCGGTACTTCTGCGCCGACGACACGCATGGCACCGCCATCATGATCCGGGCTCGGCAAGAGGGGCGGAGCGAGGAAGAAGTCATCGCCGATATGCGCACCGCCCACATGGCGGACTTCGCGAAGTTCGGCGTCGAGTTCGACAACTACGGGTCGACGAACAGTGAAGAGAATCGGCTGCAGTGTCATGAGTTCTGGAAAGAGATCCGCGCGGCTGGTCTTGTCCGCGAAAAGGAAATCGAGCAGCTCTTTGATCCGGTCGCCAACACCTTCCTGGCTGACCGATTTGTCAAAGGGACATGCCCCGTCTGTAAATCGCCCAATCAGTACGGCGATAACTGCGACAAGTGCGGGAGTACCTACACGCCTGCAGATCTCATCGACCCGAAAAGCACGCTCAGCGGGGCGACGCCCGAGCTACGGAAGGCGCTGCATCTGTTCGTGGAGATTGAACAGCTTCACAAGTTCCTGGAGGAGTGGACGCAGACCAGCGGGGCGCTGCAGAGCGAAATTGCCAATTATCTGAAGGGACACTTCCTCGGCGAACCTCTCCGTGACTGGGACATCTCACGCCCGGCACCCTACTTCGGGTTCGAAATCCCCGACGCCATTGGGAACTACTGGTACGTCTGGTTCGATGCCCCCATCGGCTACATCGCCAGCACCTGGGAATGGTGCAAACGCAACGGTGAAAATCTCGCCGACTGGTGGCAGAGCACCGGCACCGAGATTCATCATTTCATCGGCAAGGACATCACGTATTTCCATACGCTGTTCTGGCCCGCGATGCTCAAAACCGCTGGCCACAGTCTGCCGACCAAGGTCCACATTCACGGCTTCCTGACGGTCGATGGCGAGAAGATGTCCAAATCGAAGGGCACCTTCGTTCAGGCTGCGACTTACGCCAAGCATCTCGACCCGTCATACCTGCGATACTTCTATGCCTCGAAGCTCAGCAACCGAGTCGACGACATCGACCTGAATTTCGAAGAATTCAAAACGAAGGTCGATTCCGACCTCGTCGGTAAGGTGGTGAACATCGCCAGCCGGTGTGCGAAGTTTGTTGCGAAGCAGTCGCTCGCGGCGGCCTATCCGGACGACGGCGGCCTCTTCGCTCAGGCGGCTGCTGTCGGCGAGAAGATTGCCGAACTTTACGAGTCGTGTGACTACAATGCCGCCATGCGGGAAGTCATGGTGCTGGCCGACCGCGCGAATCAGTACATCGAAGCGAAGGAACCCTGGAAGGTCGCCAAAGACCCTGCCCGTAGTGAAGAACTGCGCGACATCTGCACGGTCGGCCTCAATCTGTTTCGGCAACTGGCCTTTTATCTCGCGCCAGTGTTGCCGGAATTGAAGAGACAGACCGAAGCCCTGCTGAATTCTCCCATCACCAGTTGGAACGACGCTCAGACGCCGCTGACGGGCACGGCGGTGAGTGAGTACCAGCACATGCTCAAACGAGTGGATCCCAAACAGGTCGAAAAGATGATCGAAGAATCCAAAGACAGCGCCGCCCCGGCCTCAGCTCCTGAACCTGCCTCTCCATGGAACGACGGGCCAGAGCCGCTGCTGAAAGAACCGCTCACTGGCGAACACTGCACCATCGACGACTTCATGAAGATCGATATGCGGGTCGCCCGCGTCGTCGAAGCTGGTCATGTCGAAGGAGCCGATAAGCTGATTCAACTCAAGCTCTCGCTGGGTGGAACAGAAACCCGTAACGTCTTCGCCGGCATCAAAAGCTGCTACAAGCCGGAAGACCTGGTGGGCCGGCTGGTGATCTGCTGCTCGAACCTGGCCCCGCGCAAAATGCGATTCGGCGTCAGCGAAGGCATGGTCCTCGCCTGCGGCCCCGGCGGAAAAGAAATCTTCCTGCTGAATCCGGACGACGGCGCAAAGCCGGGCATGCGGGTGCATTAGAAGAGTCGAGTGTCCAGTGACGAGAGTCCAGAGCCAGACGGGGGGGGGAAGAGTTGAGTGCTTAGGGACGAGTGTTGAGTGTGAAATCTGCTCCCCTCGCCCCGAGAGCGATTCTCGACCTGAGCCATGCGTCCTATCGGGGAGAGGGGCCGGGGGTGAGGGGCGGAAATTGGCTCGCGGGAAGAATTTTCAAAGCCGAAATTCAACTTTGCTGACTCAACTCTCAACACCCGCCGCTCAACGCCGTACACTGAAGGGATCGAAAACTTCAGAGGTGATCCGATGAGTATTGATGCCCCGCCCCGCAACATGACCCCGGAAGACTTTCTGTTGCTTCCCAACCGCGATGCGTACGAGTTGGTCAACGGAGAGTTGGTGGAACTCAAGATGAGCGAAGATTCGAGCTGGATTGCCGGGGAGATTTTTTTTTACTTGCGAGCTGCTTTAGCGAAGCGGCGTTCAGGCTGGATCTTTCCGGAAGGAACAATGTTCCGCTGCTTCCCCGCCGACCCCAATCGGGTTCGTCGGGCTGATGCATCCTTCATTCGCAATGAACACCGGCCGCATGGTCCTGAGTCAATCGGTTACACGAGCGTTGTGCCCGACCTGGTCGTTGAAGTGGTCTCTCCAGGCGATGGGGCTTACGACGTCAACGAGAAAGTCGAAGATTGGCTCGAAGCGGGCGTCGCCGTGTTATGGCTGGTGATGCCCCGCGACCGCACCGTCACGGTCTACAAGGCAGGCCAGAAACCGCAACTGCTGACTTCCTCAGAA
This window of the Planctomicrobium piriforme genome carries:
- a CDS encoding CTP synthase, with product MTKHIFVTGGVVSSLGKGLTSASVGLLLERRGLRVRMQKMDPYLNVDPGTMSPYQHGEVYVLDDGSETDLDLGHYERFTKSPLSKLSNFTTGRIYSSVIQKERRGEYLGATVQVIPHITNEIKSHVMQLAGPDVDVVITELGGTVGDIEGLPFLEAIRQIPLDIGKENCLFIHLTLVPYLKAAREAKTKPTQYSVGQLRTIGIQPDILIVRTERPLGRENAEKIALFCNVEKRAVIEETDKEITIYEVPVGLAENGLDKLICEKLSLPIGNLNIDDWKGLMNTIRNPQHEVTIAVVGKYIDHRDAYKSIYESLSHAGFHHKTRVLIKRIEAEDCDSHDLDQLLGHVHGILVPGGFGYRGIEGKIKAVRYARENKIPFFGICLGMQCAVIEYARSILGCKDANSTEFAEDTPDPVICLLEEQKTVSDKGGTMRLGAQPAVLKEGSLARKAYGKAEISERHRHRYEFNPAYRDRLIEAGMIPAGTNPSGSLVEIIEVPKHPWFVAVQYHPEFKSSPLEPHPLFRDFVGAALQRQRGSISG
- a CDS encoding Uma2 family endonuclease; the encoded protein is MSIDAPPRNMTPEDFLLLPNRDAYELVNGELVELKMSEDSSWIAGEIFFYLRAALAKRRSGWIFPEGTMFRCFPADPNRVRRADASFIRNEHRPHGPESIGYTSVVPDLVVEVVSPGDGAYDVNEKVEDWLEAGVAVLWLVMPRDRTVTVYKAGQKPQLLTSSEEITLNLIPDFRCQVADFFPPTVEKPN
- a CDS encoding four helix bundle protein; the protein is MASFPDKPAYDLETRTFDFALHVRQFVRQLPRTLCNTEDAKQVVRSSGSVGANYIEANESLSKKDFRMRLRIARKEAKETRYWLRLIDIGSIKDLSESRDALIKEATEIMLILSAILSKSS
- the kdsB gene encoding 3-deoxy-manno-octulosonate cytidylyltransferase, whose product is MPPSIVGIIPARLQSSRLPRKMLLRESGKPLIQYAWEAASRAKSLSQVLIATDSEEIADVARGFGARVAMTGDHPSGGDRIAEVVRRECTDASLIVNVQGDEPELPPEVIDGLVSAMQSRPEIEMGTLATPINSMAVLQDTSCVKVVCTADGRALYFSRLPIPYYRDGQPEDLLHPGEETAAYQQSPWKLHLGIYAYRPEFLLAITSMPRSRLEQLESLEQLRALEAGATILVKTVSHRSVGIDTAADYAAFLERQKRLG
- the metG gene encoding methionine--tRNA ligase; protein product: MTTSRRLLVTSALPYANGHIHIGHLVEYIQTDIWVRFQKLRGHNCRYFCADDTHGTAIMIRARQEGRSEEEVIADMRTAHMADFAKFGVEFDNYGSTNSEENRLQCHEFWKEIRAAGLVREKEIEQLFDPVANTFLADRFVKGTCPVCKSPNQYGDNCDKCGSTYTPADLIDPKSTLSGATPELRKALHLFVEIEQLHKFLEEWTQTSGALQSEIANYLKGHFLGEPLRDWDISRPAPYFGFEIPDAIGNYWYVWFDAPIGYIASTWEWCKRNGENLADWWQSTGTEIHHFIGKDITYFHTLFWPAMLKTAGHSLPTKVHIHGFLTVDGEKMSKSKGTFVQAATYAKHLDPSYLRYFYASKLSNRVDDIDLNFEEFKTKVDSDLVGKVVNIASRCAKFVAKQSLAAAYPDDGGLFAQAAAVGEKIAELYESCDYNAAMREVMVLADRANQYIEAKEPWKVAKDPARSEELRDICTVGLNLFRQLAFYLAPVLPELKRQTEALLNSPITSWNDAQTPLTGTAVSEYQHMLKRVDPKQVEKMIEESKDSAAPASAPEPASPWNDGPEPLLKEPLTGEHCTIDDFMKIDMRVARVVEAGHVEGADKLIQLKLSLGGTETRNVFAGIKSCYKPEDLVGRLVICCSNLAPRKMRFGVSEGMVLACGPGGKEIFLLNPDDGAKPGMRVH